The proteins below come from a single Scatophagus argus isolate fScaArg1 chromosome 15, fScaArg1.pri, whole genome shotgun sequence genomic window:
- the eif5a2 gene encoding eukaryotic translation initiation factor 5A-2: MADDDFATGDSGASATYPMQCSSLRKNGYVMLKGRPCKIVDMSTSKTGKHGHAKVHLVGLDIFTQKKYEDICPSTHNMDVPHVSRKDYQLCDISDGFLTLMDDGGETREDLKLPTGDLGKEIQAKFDNSDTFMVSVLKALDEENVIGIKAMTS; encoded by the exons ATGGCAGATGATGATTTTGCGACTGGGGACTCTGGGGCCTCTGCAACATACCCCATGCAATGCTCTTCACTGAGGAAGAATGGCTATGTCATGCTGAAAGGACGTCCCTGTAAGATCGTTGACATGTCTACCTCTAAGACTGGCAAGCACGGACATGCCAAG GTTCATCTTGTTGGACTTGACATCTTCACTCAGAAGAAGTATGAAGATATCTGTCCTTCTACCCATAACATGGATGTCCCACATGTATCAAGGAAAGACTACCAG CTATGTGATATCTCAGATGGCTTCTTGACCCTGATGGATGACGGCGGAGAAACCAGAGAAGACCTTAAACTGCCAACGGGTGATTTGGGCAAAGAAATCCAGGCCAAGTTCGACAATTCAGATACGTTTATG GTCTCTGTGTTGAAAGCATTAGATGAAGAGAATGTAATTGGCATCAAGGCCATGACTTCTTAA